In Aquiflexum balticum DSM 16537, a single genomic region encodes these proteins:
- a CDS encoding DUF5675 family protein, with protein sequence MELILTRSYYPEGTNGKLRDGEQLVCSTIELPWRENQRMVSSIPEGRYELVKRYTDKRGWHLLVKNVPNRSGILFHPANDALKELKGCIAPVSKVIGPGKGTDSKTADSRLKTLVFEAMERGENVFLNIQKAKSV encoded by the coding sequence ATGGAATTGATTCTCACAAGAAGCTATTATCCGGAGGGAACCAACGGAAAGCTCCGTGATGGTGAGCAGCTGGTCTGCTCCACCATCGAGCTTCCCTGGAGGGAAAACCAGCGGATGGTATCGAGCATCCCGGAAGGGAGGTATGAGCTTGTAAAGCGATACACCGATAAACGGGGCTGGCATTTGCTGGTGAAAAATGTACCCAATAGAAGCGGCATCCTTTTTCACCCTGCCAATGACGCCCTGAAGGAACTGAAGGGCTGTATAGCCCCGGTTTCAAAGGTCATCGGTCCAGGTAAAGGGACGGATTCCAAAACTGCCGATTCCAGGCTGAAAACACTTGTGTTTGAGGCCATGGAAAGAGGCGAAAATGTATTTCTCAATATTCAAAAAGCAAAAAGCGTATGA
- a CDS encoding AI-2E family transporter: MSTSLNRIQKTAYSMIIFVLAVLILKMGSVIIIPLVWGVFFSFALYPISNWLEERRFPRGLAITLTLVLVTSLVITVLYFLTDQVLGLISDIPEIKLAFETKVNIYLGEFRNYFGLGTDGFLSTDDLLKKQNVESAIFETGRSLVLLGVIPLFIFLMLFYKDFFMEFLKRRSKDGNTSILNWIKESGSVIQSYLLGMLMVTGIVSLISGFAFYLLGIKYFMLFAVFIAVMNLIPYVGVIFSSLLVVLYVLLTTDTIFYPLATLFLLWLIQLIENNLITPFVVGAKVRVNAFAVILAILIGAYIWGVSGMILFIPMVGILKITFERIPALAPYGFLLGDNNQVHEKRENFWKLLVKKVKSKKEVN; encoded by the coding sequence ATGTCAACATCTTTAAACAGAATTCAAAAAACAGCTTATTCAATGATAATTTTTGTTTTGGCTGTTTTGATACTTAAAATGGGTTCTGTGATCATCATTCCATTGGTTTGGGGAGTGTTTTTTTCATTTGCGCTTTATCCCATTTCGAATTGGCTGGAGGAAAGACGTTTTCCAAGGGGATTGGCAATTACGCTGACCCTTGTTTTGGTCACCTCTTTGGTAATTACGGTTTTATATTTTCTGACCGATCAGGTTTTGGGCCTTATCTCAGATATTCCCGAAATTAAATTGGCATTTGAAACTAAAGTGAATATATACTTAGGGGAATTCAGAAATTATTTTGGGCTTGGAACAGACGGATTTCTTTCAACTGACGACCTTTTAAAAAAACAAAATGTGGAATCGGCGATTTTTGAAACGGGAAGGTCCTTGGTATTGCTAGGGGTGATTCCTTTATTTATTTTCCTAATGCTGTTTTACAAGGATTTTTTCATGGAGTTTTTAAAAAGAAGATCAAAGGATGGGAATACTTCAATCTTGAATTGGATCAAAGAATCGGGTTCAGTGATCCAATCTTATTTATTGGGGATGCTCATGGTAACAGGGATTGTGAGTCTGATCAGTGGTTTTGCCTTTTATTTATTGGGAATCAAATATTTTATGCTTTTCGCTGTTTTTATTGCTGTGATGAATTTGATTCCCTATGTAGGAGTGATATTCAGTTCTTTATTAGTGGTTTTATATGTGCTTTTGACGACGGATACTATTTTTTATCCTTTGGCTACTCTGTTTTTGCTTTGGCTGATCCAGCTTATTGAAAACAATCTTATCACACCGTTTGTAGTAGGTGCCAAAGTAAGAGTCAATGCTTTTGCAGTGATATTGGCCATTTTGATCGGGGCCTATATTTGGGGTGTCTCAGGAATGATTTTGTTTATTCCTATGGTAGGTATATTAAAAATAACTTTTGAAAGAATTCCTGCTTTGGCACCATACGGTTTTCTTCTAGGTGATAATAATCAGGTCCATGAAAAGCGTGAAAACTTTTGGAAATTACTGGTCAAAAAAGTTAAAAGCAAAAAAGAGGTCAATTGA